The genome window AGTATAAAAAATTCTTATTTTAAAACAGCAAGTGAAATTTCTTTTTGTACACTTTCTTTTGCTGAGCTTTACTTAAACAGACTAAATAAACATGCATTAAATCCAAATGATCAATTGTTATTTTCTTATGTTAAGAAGGTTCGAAAAGAATGTGAAAAGAGTTTTTTAGTGGTTACTTCTAATCCTGATTTTTATGTTAATATGAAGATTCAAATTTTTGCAATGAATCCTTATTATGTAGTCAAGCATGCACCTAAAAAAGTAAATTATCAAGGGTTGATGAAAAACACCGAATTTGATATAGTTTATGTAGATGAAAAGACTATATGGGCACCTGTTGCTGATGTTATTTTAGAGGGGAAATATTTCTTAAAAAAAGATTCTAAAACCAAATTTAAAATTTTATAAAAATCCTTTTAAACCCTATTTTTAAGTTTTCTTAGTTATAATTATATCGCCTAAATGGTTCGATATGGTATTAAAGAGGATCCAACACATTAATTATAAGCTGTGATGTGTGATTTACCGTGTTCTGTGACTTCGCTTGAGCTTTTAAAAGAGCGAGAAGCTGCAGCCTTTAAAAATCACCTAATGGCATACTTTGACTTTTTGAGGGTCAGACATTTATACTCCGGCCATTTGGGTTTTGCAATACTTTAAGGAAAATAATGAAAATTTTAATATTAGGAAGCGGTGCAAGGGAATATTCCATCGCTTTGGCTCTTCAAAAAACAAATAATAATTTAGAATTTTATTTTGCTCCAGGAAATGGTGCTACCGCTAAAATGGGAATAAATCTTAATATGAAAGATCCTAAGGTCATTACAGCTTATGCAAAGGCATCTGAAATTGATCTTTGTATAGTCGGGAGTGAAAATTTTTTAGCAGAGGGTATAGTAGATCTTTTTAAAGAAAACAATATTGCTATTTTTGGTCCTACTAAAGCTGCTGCCATGCTTGAAGCTTCAAAATCTTTTATGAAGAGTTTTTTAAAAAAATACAAAATCAGAACAGCTAAATTTTTAAATACAACAGATTATGAAAAAGCTAAGAAATTTATCACATCTTTAACACCTCCTATCGTTGTAAAAGCAGATGGTTTATGTGCAGGTAAAGGGGTGATTATCGCACAAAGTCATGAAGAAGCTTTAGAGGCTACTAAAAATATGCTAAGTGGAGAAAGCTTTGGCGATGCTGGAAAAATTGTTGTGATTGAAGAATATCTTGATGGTTTTGAATTAAGTGTATTTGCGGTTTGTGATGGAAATGATTTTATATTATTGCCTGCTGCACAAGATCATAAAAGATTGCTAGATAATGATAAAGGACCTAATACTGGGGGTATGGGGGCTTATGCTCCAAGTACTTTAGCAAATGAGAGTTTGTTGGAGCAGGTGAAAAAAGATATAGTGACACCAACTCTTAAAGGTATGAAAGAAGAAGGCGCTGAATTTGTTGGAGTGTTGTTTATAGGTTTGATGGTTGTAAATAATAAACCTTATGTTTTAGAATACAATGTGCGTTTTGGTGATCCTGAATGTGAAGTCTTGATGCCTTTGATAGAAAACCCCTTAGACTTATTTTTAGCATGCGTGAATAAAAATCTTGCTAATACTCATATAAAAATTAGAAATGAATTTGCTGTGGGTGTGGTTTGTGCAAGTAAAAATTATCCTTATAAGGATTCGCCAAAAGCATTGATTGATATAGATGATATTCCGCAAAATTCTCATATATCTTATGCTGGTGTAAGTTTGGAAGATGATAAACTATATGCTAGCGGTGGTCGCGTATTGGTTTGTGTGGGAACTGGAAAAAGCATTAAGGAAGCTCAAAAAAATGCTTATTTACTTTGCGAAAATGTCCATTTTAAGGGAAAACAATTCAGAAAAGATATTGCTTTTCAGGTTCTTAAATGAGTGCTAATCAAGAATTATTCGATAAGCTAGAAAAAGAAGAATTAAAAATAGCAAGTTTTAAAAAAAGATTTTTGGCTTATATTGTTGATAGTTTTGTAATTTTAGCTATTGTAAGTATTATTTTACTTGATAAAATTAATTCCATGCAAACTTATGATGAAATTCACAATCTTTTAATGCGTTTTGCTGGCGGAATTTTGATTTTGCAGTTTGCATATCATGGTTTATTTACTTATTTGTATGGTGCAACTTTAGGAAAAATGCTTTTAAAGATTATGGTAATTGATCAAGAAATACTAGATAAACCAAATTTTACCCAAAGCGCTTTAAGAGCAGGTGTAAGGCAAATTAGTGATATGTTGTATGGTTTAGGATTTGCTTGGGCGCTGAGTAATGTTGTTTTGAAAACTTGGCATGATTATGCAGCAAAAACAGTGGTGATAGATCTTGCGTAAAATATTACTTTCTTTAGCTTGTGTAGGAAGCTTGTATGCTTCTAAGGTGGATATTTATGCTTTAGATGTTGCAAAAACAAATGATATTATAGAAGCAAAAAATAATGTGGTTGTGGTTTCTGATTTATATTTAATTACTGCAAGTGAGGCTAAATTTAATGAAACAACAAAAGATTTAGAATTGTTTGGTGATGTGAATATTTTACGAGGGCAAAAAGAAAGAACTAATTCCACTTATACTAAAATTAATCTCAAAGATAATACAACGACCTTTAAAAATTTATTTTTTTCAAATAATGATTTAGAGGTTTGGCTACAATGTCATCAAGCTGATTTAAACGATAAATTTGTTGTAACTAAAAAGTCAGTTGTTTCTAGTTGTAATGTAGAAAATCCTGATTGGGAGATTCGTTTTGATGAAGGAAAATTAAATAAAGAAAGTAATTTTTTGCATCTTTATAATGCAAAATTATATGTTAAAAATACCCCTGTGATGTATTTGCCTTATTTTGGTTTTAGCGTGGATACTAAAAGAAAAAGTGGTTTATTAATTCCTCAAGTAGTTTTAAAACAAAGCGAAGGGTTGTATTATAACCAACCAATCTATTATGTTATTGATGATAATGCGGATATTCAATTTGAACCTCAAATTAGAACAAAAAGAGGATATGGATTATACTCAACTTTAAGATTTATAGATAGTCCTTATTCTCAGGGTGAAATTAGTGGTGGTATTTTTGGTGAAAAGTCAAGTTACAAAAGAGAAGAAAATTTAAAAAATAAAGAACATTATGGTTTAGAAATTAAATATTCAAGCGAAGCTTTATTTAAAAGTCTTTTAAGTGATGAATTTCAAGAAGGTTTGTGGATTGATGCTACTTATTTAAACGATGTAGATTATATGAATTTGAGCTCTAGTGCAAAAACTGAAGCTTCTTTGGTTACTTCGAGAATAAATTATTTTTTGTCAGATGATGATAATTACTATGGTGCTTATGCAAAATATTATATAGATACTTCTAAAATTAGCAATAAAGATACCATGCAGGAATATCCATCTTTTCAATATCATAGATATTTAAATGGATTTTTTGATAATTACATACAATACAGCTTGGATGCTTCTTTTCATAGATATTACAGACATACTGGTATTTATGCTAAAACTTTAGATTTTGATTTGCCTTTAATCTATCATACAAGTTTTTTGGATGATTTTTTAAATTTTACTTTTACTGAAAGAATATATGCAAATTTTGTAGATTATTCTAATACAGATAATAAAAACCAAGAACATTTGTTTCAAAATTCTCATAACTTTTCTTTATATACAGATCTTTCTAAGCCGTATGAAAATTTTTATCATACTTTATATTTAGGGGTCAATTATTTTATACCCGGAGCCAAATCAGGTAAAATTACTGAAGATTTTATAGATTTAAAAAATGATCCTGAACAGTTTAATTTTTCATTGCATCAGTATTTTTATAATACATTAGGCAAAAAAAAATTATATCATAGTTTAAAGGCTAAATACTTTACTAAAGAAAGCAGTTTTGGTGGTTTTGACAATATTGTGGAGTATTTTTATAATGATTATATAAGCTTAAGAAATGAAGTAGAATATTCAGGAGTGGATAATAGATTTGACAAAGTATTTAGTGAAGCTTTGTTTGATTATGGTGAGTGGAAGATTAGTTTAAATCATGCTTATAGAATTTATGAAAATGAAAAATATAATTTTTTAGGAACTAAGGCCCAGTATGATATAAATACTAATTATCAAATATTTGGTGGTTTGTGGTTTGATTTAAATAAAGATCCTGAAAAATGGGAAGTAGGTTACACTTATCAAAGAAAATGTTGGAATTATTCTTTGATGTATCGTAAAGATATTTCACCTAAACTTACTAGCGGTGGTATTAGTGCTAAAGATCAAAGCGGTGTATATTTTATGTTTAATTTTTATCCATTAGGTGGAGTTTCTTATGATTTTTCTCTAGAAGAAAATGAAAGGTCTATATGATGCTTTTTGAAGATGAAAAAGATGCACTTGAGAAATTATACGATATATTGCCATTAAATAGATTAAAAGATTATATCATTATTACACCTTCTTTAAAATCTATAGTTTTTGTTGATGCATTAGCGCAAAAATTAGAAATTCCATATGATTTTTTATTTACAGAACAAATCAAAGCTCCTAATAACGATGAATGTCAAATAGCTATGATTAGTGAAACAAAAGAGCTTGTTTATAATGAGGCTTTAGTTAAAGCTTTTGATATAAGCCTAGATTATATTTATGGTGAAGCAAATAGAACTTATGAAGAAAAAATTTTAAAAAATGTGTATCGTTACAGAAAAGGAAATCTTTTAAAAGACTTAAAAGGAAAAAATATTTTAATGCTACATGAGGGCTGTGAAAGTGGGATTACTGCTTCTTCATGTATAAAAAGCTTGCTAAAAGAAGAAGTAAATAGTATTATTTATGCCACTGCTTTAATGCCAAGTGATGTGTATGATTATATTAGTGCTTTTGTAGATGAGGTTTATTGTGTGCAAAAGATTGATCATTTTATAGATATCGAGTTTTATTTTAAAAATAAGACTATTTTGCAAGCTCATGAAATTTTAGATATTTTAGAAGAAAGTAAATACTATCTTCCTTTAAAAAAGTAAATTTATATCTAAACAATTTATTGTTTAGATATAAATTTATAGGCAAAATAAAAACAGGCTTTTTAAGTTTTAATTTTTAAAATTTAAAAAGCTTATTTGGTTTTGCCTATGATGAAAATATTAAAGGAAAAATCATGCGACATGAAATAAACATTAATAATCATCTTGAAATATTTGATACTGATAAAGTGGCAAAACAAGCTGCTGGTGCAGTTTTAATGCAAGAAAAAAATGCTGTAGTTTTAGCAACTGTAGCAAGAGAAGAAAAAATGGTGGAAGAAGATTTCTTACCTCTTACAGTGCAATATATAGAAAAAGCTTATGCAGCAGGTAAAATTCCTGGAGGTTATGTAAAAAGAGAAACCAAACCAGGGGACAATGAAACGCTAAGCGCAAGGATTATAGATAGGAGTTTAAGACCTCTTTTTCCAAAAGGTTATGCATATCCAACTCAAATTGTAGTTATGGTTCTTTCTGCTGATCCTGAAGTAGATTTACAAGTAATGAGCTTAAATGCTGCAAGTGTTGCTTTGTATTTAAGTGATATTCCTATTAAAGCGCCAGTTTGCGGTGTAAGAATAGGTCGTATAAATAATGAATTTGTTTTAAATCCAAGCAATAGTGAATTAAAAAATAGCACCCTAGATCTTTATGTAGCCGGCGTTAAAGATGAACTTTTGATGATAGAAATGAGAGCTTTAGCGAACAAACAAAACAATCAACATTGTATGAATGAACTTAGCGAGGATGACACCTTAAAAGCCTTGGATTTTGCAAGCAATGCAATTTTACGTGGTTCTAATGAGTATGAAAAAACATTTGCAGCTTATAGGAAAAATTCTAAACTTGATTTCAAGATAGAATTAGATCATGCTCAAATCATTGAATATATTAAAAATACTTATATGGCAAAACTTAAAATTGCTATCAATCAAATGGCAAAAAGCGAAAGAGCAAGTGAAATTTTGCAAATAGCAAAAGAGATTGAAGGTGAAACTGTAGCCATTGAAAACGAATGGAAATTTGAAAATATAGAAAAAGCTTTACATGTATGCAAAAGAGAACTTATTAGAAGTCAAATTATTAATGAAAGCAAAAGGGCAGATGGTAGAGGCTTGAAAGATGTTAGGAAAATAGATATAGAAACAAATATTTTACCAAGTGCTCATGGATCGTGTCTTTTTACTAGAGGACAAACTCAAGCTTTAGTTGTGGCAACTTTAGGGAGTGATAATGACGCACAGATGTCAGATTTATTAACAGAGAAAAATCCAATTTGTGAAAAATTTATGGTTAATTATAATTTTCCAGGTTTTTCTGTAGGCGAGGCTAGCCCTATAAAAGCTCCAGGCAGAAGGGAGCTTGGGCATGGAAATTTAGCAAAACGAGCCTTACACCCTAGTGTAGATACAGATTATGTCCATACTATTCGTTTGGTATCTGAAATTTTAGAAAGCAACGGTTCTAGCTCTATGGCTACTGTTTGTGGTGGTGCTTTAGCTTTAAGAGCCGCAGGAGTAAAAAGTGAAAAACTAGTAGCGGGTGTCGCAATGGGGCTTGTTTTTGAAAATGAAAAATATGCTATTTTAACAGATATTATGGGACTTGAAGATCACGATGGAGATATGGATTTTAAAGTGGCAGGAAGTTGTGAGGGAATCACTGCCTTGCAGATGGATATAAAGTTAGGTGGTATAGAACAGCAAGTTTTAAAAGAGGCTTTATATCAAGCAAAAGAAGCTAGGGGGTATATTTTAAAGCTAATGGAAGAAGCTGATAGAAATATCATTGTTAATGAAGATATTTTGCCAAAAATTGAAATTTTTAATGTAGATCCAAATAAAATTCCTGATATCATTGGACAAGGTGGTAAAACTATAAAAGAAATCATTGAAAAATTTGAGGTGAATATTGATCTAGATAGAGATAAAGGAGAGGTTAAAATAGCAGGAGTTAATCATAAGTTGATTTCTCAAAGTAAAGAGTATATATTAAATTTGCTTAACTCTAAAGGATCTAATAAAAAACGTGATAGAAAAGAAATGCCTAAATTTGATATTGGAGAAGAATTTATAGGAAAAGTGCAAAAGATTGTTGAATTTGGGGTTTTTATTGAGCTTAAAGACGGAGTAGATGGTCTTTTACATAATTCTAAAATCAGAGAAAAGTTAGAGGTAGGTAGTGAGGTTAAAGTTAAGGTTGCTGAAATTAAAAATGGAAAAGTTTCTTTAGATTTGGCCTAAAAATTGAGCATACTAAAAATATGCTCAATTTTTCATATTATATCTTGACAAAAGAATATTCTTTTGGCATAATTTCATTTTTTAATTGTCTCGTTAGCTCAGCCGGTAGAGCATCTCCCTTTTAAGGAGGGGGCCGTTGGTTCGAATCCAACACGGGACACCACTAAAACCTTTTTTGGTCGCTTAGCTCAGTTGGTAGAGCGCCACCCTTACAAGGTGGATGTCATAAGTTCGAGTCTTATAGTGACCACCATTCTTTTATTGTTTTTGGGTGCGGCGGTAGTTCAGCTGGTTAGAATATCGGCCTGTCACGCCGGAGGTCGCGGGTTCGAGCCCCGTCCGCCGCGCCATTGTCTCGTTAGCTCAGCCGGTAGAGCATCTCCCTTTTAAGGAGGGGGCCGTTGGTTCGAATCCAACACGGGACACCACTAAAACCTTTTTTGGTCGCTTAGCTCAGTTGGTAGAGCGCCACCCTTACAAGGTGGATGTCATAAGTTCGAGTCTTATAGTGACCACCATTCTTTTATTGTTTTTGGGTGCGGCGGTAGTTCAGCTGGTTAGAATATCGGCCTGTCACGCCGGAGGTCGCGGGTTCGAGCCCCGTCCGCCGCGCCATTGTCTCGTTAGCTCAGCCGGTAGAGCATCTCCCTTTTAAGGAGGGGGCCGTTGGTTCGAATCCAACACGGGACACCATCCATGACCCTTTCGTCTAGTGGCTCAGGACGTCACTCTCTCTGTGTGATAACAGAGGTTCAAATCCTCTAGGGGTCGCCATATTGATTTTATTGTTGTTGGTTTTCAAGGTTGTCTTTATATTTTTTTCAAATATATATTTTTATAAATTTCTATTTTCATATTTCACGTATATTTTTTGTTGTAAAATATTTTACTTTCTTTATCTTTAAGCTTAAATTTATAAATATAGTATTAACATTTCCAAATTATTATTAATACATTAGTAATGTAATTAAAAAAACATTTCATTACTAAAAAACAATAATCAATCAAACACATTAATCATTTTTTGAAAGGACTTTTTCAATGTATATAAACACAGCTAAAAAACGCCTCACGGGGGGGGGGATACGATAATTTTCGTTTTAACTCACACTCTTTAAAACGCTATAAAAACTCCAATCTTTTAAAACTTTCTTTACTTACCATTTTTTCACTAAGTTCTTTAGAAGCTGCTACCCAGGCAAATTATGATAAAACTTCTAATGCTTATATAATTAAAAAACACCATTATGAGAACAATGAT of Campylobacter lari contains these proteins:
- the purD gene encoding phosphoribosylamine--glycine ligase; the protein is MKILILGSGAREYSIALALQKTNNNLEFYFAPGNGATAKMGINLNMKDPKVITAYAKASEIDLCIVGSENFLAEGIVDLFKENNIAIFGPTKAAAMLEASKSFMKSFLKKYKIRTAKFLNTTDYEKAKKFITSLTPPIVVKADGLCAGKGVIIAQSHEEALEATKNMLSGESFGDAGKIVVIEEYLDGFELSVFAVCDGNDFILLPAAQDHKRLLDNDKGPNTGGMGAYAPSTLANESLLEQVKKDIVTPTLKGMKEEGAEFVGVLFIGLMVVNNKPYVLEYNVRFGDPECEVLMPLIENPLDLFLACVNKNLANTHIKIRNEFAVGVVCASKNYPYKDSPKALIDIDDIPQNSHISYAGVSLEDDKLYASGGRVLVCVGTGKSIKEAQKNAYLLCENVHFKGKQFRKDIAFQVLK
- a CDS encoding RDD family protein codes for the protein MSANQELFDKLEKEELKIASFKKRFLAYIVDSFVILAIVSIILLDKINSMQTYDEIHNLLMRFAGGILILQFAYHGLFTYLYGATLGKMLLKIMVIDQEILDKPNFTQSALRAGVRQISDMLYGLGFAWALSNVVLKTWHDYAAKTVVIDLA
- a CDS encoding LPS-assembly protein LptD, which translates into the protein MLRKILLSLACVGSLYASKVDIYALDVAKTNDIIEAKNNVVVVSDLYLITASEAKFNETTKDLELFGDVNILRGQKERTNSTYTKINLKDNTTTFKNLFFSNNDLEVWLQCHQADLNDKFVVTKKSVVSSCNVENPDWEIRFDEGKLNKESNFLHLYNAKLYVKNTPVMYLPYFGFSVDTKRKSGLLIPQVVLKQSEGLYYNQPIYYVIDDNADIQFEPQIRTKRGYGLYSTLRFIDSPYSQGEISGGIFGEKSSYKREENLKNKEHYGLEIKYSSEALFKSLLSDEFQEGLWIDATYLNDVDYMNLSSSAKTEASLVTSRINYFLSDDDNYYGAYAKYYIDTSKISNKDTMQEYPSFQYHRYLNGFFDNYIQYSLDASFHRYYRHTGIYAKTLDFDLPLIYHTSFLDDFLNFTFTERIYANFVDYSNTDNKNQEHLFQNSHNFSLYTDLSKPYENFYHTLYLGVNYFIPGAKSGKITEDFIDLKNDPEQFNFSLHQYFYNTLGKKKLYHSLKAKYFTKESSFGGFDNIVEYFYNDYISLRNEVEYSGVDNRFDKVFSEALFDYGEWKISLNHAYRIYENEKYNFLGTKAQYDINTNYQIFGGLWFDLNKDPEKWEVGYTYQRKCWNYSLMYRKDISPKLTSGGISAKDQSGVYFMFNFYPLGGVSYDFSLEENERSI
- a CDS encoding phosphoribosyltransferase family protein → MLFEDEKDALEKLYDILPLNRLKDYIIITPSLKSIVFVDALAQKLEIPYDFLFTEQIKAPNNDECQIAMISETKELVYNEALVKAFDISLDYIYGEANRTYEEKILKNVYRYRKGNLLKDLKGKNILMLHEGCESGITASSCIKSLLKEEVNSIIYATALMPSDVYDYISAFVDEVYCVQKIDHFIDIEFYFKNKTILQAHEILDILEESKYYLPLKK
- a CDS encoding polyribonucleotide nucleotidyltransferase; its protein translation is MRHEININNHLEIFDTDKVAKQAAGAVLMQEKNAVVLATVAREEKMVEEDFLPLTVQYIEKAYAAGKIPGGYVKRETKPGDNETLSARIIDRSLRPLFPKGYAYPTQIVVMVLSADPEVDLQVMSLNAASVALYLSDIPIKAPVCGVRIGRINNEFVLNPSNSELKNSTLDLYVAGVKDELLMIEMRALANKQNNQHCMNELSEDDTLKALDFASNAILRGSNEYEKTFAAYRKNSKLDFKIELDHAQIIEYIKNTYMAKLKIAINQMAKSERASEILQIAKEIEGETVAIENEWKFENIEKALHVCKRELIRSQIINESKRADGRGLKDVRKIDIETNILPSAHGSCLFTRGQTQALVVATLGSDNDAQMSDLLTEKNPICEKFMVNYNFPGFSVGEASPIKAPGRRELGHGNLAKRALHPSVDTDYVHTIRLVSEILESNGSSSMATVCGGALALRAAGVKSEKLVAGVAMGLVFENEKYAILTDIMGLEDHDGDMDFKVAGSCEGITALQMDIKLGGIEQQVLKEALYQAKEARGYILKLMEEADRNIIVNEDILPKIEIFNVDPNKIPDIIGQGGKTIKEIIEKFEVNIDLDRDKGEVKIAGVNHKLISQSKEYILNLLNSKGSNKKRDRKEMPKFDIGEEFIGKVQKIVEFGVFIELKDGVDGLLHNSKIREKLEVGSEVKVKVAEIKNGKVSLDLA